A stretch of Physeter macrocephalus isolate SW-GA chromosome 8, ASM283717v5, whole genome shotgun sequence DNA encodes these proteins:
- the SON gene encoding protein SON isoform X4 — translation MALEHPVRAFGLSDTSESPALVLEPPVVSMEVLEPHTLEILKPATKTAELSVASTSVVSVQSEQSVAVMLEPSTTKILDSFATAPVPTTTVVLKPSEPVVTMSVECQMKPVLKSLESTPPEPSKIMLLEPPVAKVLEPSETLVSSETPTEVHPEPSTSTTMDFPESSATEVLRLPEQPVAVPSEIADSSMTRPQEMLELPKTTALELQESSVASAMELPGPPATSMLELQGPPVTPVLELPGPSATPVPELPGPLSTPVPELLGPPATAVPELPGPSVTSVPQLSQELPGLPAPSMGLEPPQEVPEPPVMAQELPGLPVVTAAVELPGQPVVTVAMELTEQPVTTTELEQPVGMTTVEHPGQPEVTTATGLLGQPEAAMVLELPGQPVATTALELPGQSSVTGVPELPGLPSATRALELSGQPVATGALELPGQLMAAGALEFSGQSGAAGALELLGQPLATGVLELPGQPGAPELPGQPVATVALEISVQSVVTTTELSTMTVSQSLEVPSTTALESYNTVAQELPTTLVGETSVTVGVDPLMAQESHMLASNTMETHMLASNTMDSQMLASNTMDSQMLASNTMDSQMLASSTMDSQMLATSSMDSQMLATSSMDSQMLATSSMDSQMLATSSMDSQMLASGTMDSQMLASGTMDAQMLASGTMDAQMLASSTQDSAMLGSKSPDPYRLAQDPYRLAQDPYRLGHDPYRLGHDAYRLGQDPYRLGHDPYRLTPDPYRMSPRPYRIAPRSYRIAPRPYRLAPRPLMLASRRSMMMSYAAERSMMSSYERSMMSYERSMMSPMAERSMMSAYERSMMSAYERSMMSPMAERSMMSAYERSMMSAYERSMMSPMADRSMMSMGADRSMMSSYSAADRSMMSSYSAADRSMMSSYTADRSMMSMAADSYTDSYTDTYTEAYMVPPLPPEEPPTMPPLPPEEPPMTPPLPPEEPPEGPALPTEQSALTAENTWPAEVPALPPEESVSLPEPPVSQSEISEPSAVLANYSASASEPSMLASEASMTVPEPPLEPESLVTSTPVESAAVAEEHEIVPERPVTYMVSETPTSGESTVLTSEPSVMSEAAETFDSMRASGHVASEVSMSLLEAAVPIPEPSQSTVDLPAMAASELPAVALPEQPAGTVSEPPAMAVPEPQAEAVPDPAAVAVQDPLAEAVPEPLALSEPEHITVPVPVVSALEPTVHVLEPAVSVLQPNMIVSEPSICVQESTVTISEPPVTFSEQTQVIPTEMVLESTPIILESNVIKGMNLLSGDQNLAPEIGMQEIPMHSDEEPHAEGHLKNDSYETENSMNIDLNINNHLIAKEMEHNTVSAASTGAVGETGEEKILPTNETKQCTVLDTCPSVSETDVGGTLSSTCPLALEPDAVGTGKGLEFATASALSSVSKYDVEVSLTTQDTEHDMVISTSPSGGSEADIEGPLPAKDIHPDIPSNNFVSKDAEGSLPIQESDQTLAVALSPKESSGEDKEVPFPTKEILSDSGFSANIDDINEADLVRPLLPKDMERLTSLRAGIEGPLLASEVERDKSAASPVVISIAERASESSSEEKDDYEIFVKVKDTHEKSKKNKNRDKGEKEKKRDSSLRSRSKRSKSSEHKSRKRTSESRSRARKRSSKSKSHRSQTRSRSRSRRRRRSSRSRSKSRGRRSVSKEKRKRSPKHRSKSRERKRKRSSSRDNRKTGRARSRTPSRRSRSHTPSRRRRSRSGGRRSFSISPSRRSRTPSRRSRTPSRRSRTPSRRSRTPSRRSRTPSRRSRTPSRRRRSRSVVRRRSFSISPVRLRRSRTPLRRRFSRSPIRRKRSRSSERGRSPKRLTDLNKAQLLEIAKANAAAMCAKAGVPLPPNLKPAPPPSIEEKVAKKSGGATIEELTEKCKQIAQSKEDDDVIVNKPHVSDEEEEEPPFYHHPFKLSEPKPIFFNLNIAAAKPTPPKSQVTLTKEFPVSSGSQHRKKEADSVYGEWVPVEKNGEENKDDDNVFSSSLPSEGRVKRQGRVRRQMKQPAASHLTVTRCNSLCGTKPQSEKHRIAENSVITSLPNIGPSLHLWEGSPRYNYLASRFASRLYSSRFWW, via the exons ATGGCACTGGAGCATCCTGTAAGAGCGTTCGGCCTATCTGACACCAGTGAGTCTCCTGCACTTGTGCTAGAACCTCCTGTAGTATCAATGGAGGTATTAGAGCCACACACCTTAGAAATTCTGAAGCCAGCTACAAAAACTGCAGAACTGTCAGTTGCATCTACATCAGTAGTTTCAGTGCAGTCAGAGCAGTCTGTAGCAGTAATGCTGGAACCATCCACGACAAAGATTCTGGATTCCTTTGCAACAGCACCAGTGCCTACTACAACAGTAGTGCTAAAGCCATCTGAGCCGGTTGTAACAATGTCAGTGGAGTGTCAGATGAAGCCTGTGCTGAAATCTTTGGAGAGCACACCTCCAGAGCCATCAAAGATCATGTTGTTAGAGCCTCCAGTGGCAAAAGTGCTAGAGCCGTCAGAAACCCTTGTGTCATCAGAGACACCTACTGAGGTGCACCCTGAGCCAAGCACATCGACAACAATGGATTTTCCAGAGTCATCGGCAACTGAAGTGCTAAGATTGCCAGAGCAGCCTGTAGCAGTACCATCGGAGATTGCAGATTCATCCATGACAAGACCGCAGGAGATGCTGGAGCTGCCCAAGACCACAGCGTTGGAGCTGCAGGAGTCGTCGGTGGCCTCAGCGATGGAGTTGCCGGGGCCACCTGCGACCTCCATGCTGGAGTTGCAGGGGCCCCCTGTGACTCCAGTGCTGGAGTTACCTGGGCCCTCTGCTACCCCGGTGCCAGAGTTGCCAGGGCCCCTTTCTACCCCAGTGCCTGAGTTGCTAGGGCCCCCTGCGACAGCAGTGCCTGAGTTGCCGGGGCCCTCTGTGACGTCAGTGCCACAGTTGTCGCAGGAATTGCCAGGGCTTCCAGCACCATCCATGGGGTTGGAGCCACCACAGGAGGTACCAGAGCCACCTGTGATGGCACAGGAGTTGCCAGGGCTGCCTGTGGTGACAGCAGCAGTAGAGCTGCCAGGGCAGCCTGTGGTTACAGTAGCAATGGAGTTGACCGAACAACCTGTGACGACGACAGAGTTGGAGCAGCCTGTGGGGATGACAACGGTGGAACATCCTGGGCAGCCTGAGGTGACGACGGCAACAGGGTTGCTGGGGCAGCCTGAGGCAGCAATGGTGCTGGAGTTGCCAGGACAGCCAGTGGCAACGACAGCGCTGGAGTTGCCAGGGCAGTCTTCGGTGACTGGGGTGCCAGAGTTGCCAGGGCTGCCTTCGGCAACTAGGGCACTGGAGTTGTCGGGGCAGCCTGTGGCAACTGGGGCACTGGAGTTGCCTGGGCAGCTCATGGCAGCTGGGGCACTGGAGTTCTCGGGGCAGTCTGGGGCAGCTGGAGCACTGGAGCTTTTGGGGCAGCCTTTGGCAACAGGGGTGCTGGAGTTGCCGGGGCAGCCTGGGGCGCCAGAGTTGCCCGGGCAGCCTGTGGCAACTGTGGCGCTGGAGATCTCTGTTCAGTCTGTGGTGACAACAACGGAGCTGTCAACGATGACCGTGTCGCAGTCCCTGGAGGTGCCCTCGACGACAGCGCTGGAGTCCTATAATACGGTAGCACAGGAGCTGCCTACTACATTAGTGGGGGAGACTTCTGTAACAGTAGGAGTGGATCCCTTGATGGCCCAAGAATCCCATATGTTAGCTTCTAACACCATGGAGACCCATATGTTAGCATCCAACACCATGGACTCCCAAATGCTAGCGTCCAACACCATGGACTCCCAGATGCTAGCGTCCAACACCATGGACTCCCAGATGTTAGCCTCTAGCACCATGGACTCCCAGATGTTAGCAACCAGCTCCATGGACTCCCAGATGTTAGCAACCAGCTCCATGGACTCCCAGATGTTAGCAACCAGCTCCATGGACTCCCAGATGTTAGCCACTAGCTCTATGGATTCCCAGATGTTAGCATCTGGCACTATGGACTCTCAGATGTTAGCTTCCGGCACCATGGATGCTCAGATGTTAGCGTCTGGTACCATGGATGCTCAGATGTTAGCATCTAGTACCCAAGATTCTGCTATGTTGGGTTCAAAATCTCCTGATCCCTACAGGTTAGCTCAGGATCCTTACAGGTTAGCTCAGGATCCCTATAGGTTAGGTCATGACCCTTACAGGCTAGGTCATGATGCCTACAGGTTAGGGCAAGACCCCTATAGATTAGGCCATGATCCCTACAGACTAACTCCTGATCCCTATAGGATGTCACCTAGGCCCTATAGGATAGCACCCAGGTCCTATAGAATAGCTCCCAGGCCATATAGGTTAGCACCTAGACCCCTGATGTTAGCATCTAGACGTTCTATGATGATGTCCTATGCTGCAGAACGTTCCATGATGTCATCTTACGAACGCTCTATGATGTCTTATGAGCGGTCTATGATGTCCCCTATGGCTGAACGCTCTATGATGTCAGCCTATGAGCGCTCTATGATGTCAGCTTATGAGCGCTCTATGATGTCCCCTATGGCTGAGCGCTCTATGATGTCAGCTTATGAACGCTCTATGATGTCAGCTTACGAGCGCTCCATGATGTCCCCGATGGCTGACCGATCTATGATGTCCATGGGTGCTGACCGGTCTATGATGTCGTCATACTCTGCTGCTGACCGGTCTATGATGTCATCGTACTCTGCAGCTGATCGATCTATGATGTCATCTTATACTGCTGATCGTTCAATGATGTCTATGGCAGCTGATTCTTACACCGATTCTTATACTGATACATATACGGAGGCATATATGGTGCCACCTTTGCCTCCTGAAGAGCCTCCAACAATGCCACCATTGCCACCTGAAGAGCCACCAATGACACCACCATTGCCTCCTGAGGAACCACCAGAGGGTCCAGCATTACCCACTGAGCAGTCAGCATTAACAGCTGAAAATACTTGGCCTGCTGAGGTGCCAGCATTACCTCCTGAAGAGTCTGTGTCACTGCCTGAACCTCCTGTGAGTCAAAGTGAGATTTCAGAGCCTTCAGCAGTGCTTGCTAATTATTCAGCATCAGCATCAGAGCCTTCAATGTTAGCATCAGAGGCTTCAATGACTGTTCCAGAACCACCACTGGAGCCAGAGTCTTTGGTCACGTCAACACCTGTAGAGTCTGCTGCTGTAGCAGAAGAGCATGAAATTGTTCCAGAAAGACCAGTGACTTATATGGTGTCCGAAACTCCCACATCAGGTGAATCGACTGTGTTAACATCAGAGCCTTCTGTTATGTCAGAGGCAGCAGAAACTTTTGATTCCATGAGGGCTTCAGGACATGTTGCCTCAGAGGTATCTATGTCCCTGCTGGAGGCAGCAGTACCTATTCCAGAGCCATCACAGAGCACTGTAGATCTGCCAGCCATGGCTGCCTCAGAGCTACCAGCTGTGGCTCTCCCAGAGCAACCAGCCGGAACTGTTTCAGAGCCGCCAGCCATGGCTGTTCCAGAGCCACAGGCTGAGGCTGTGCCAGACCCAGCGGCTGTGGCTGTCCAGGACCCACTGGCTGAGGCTGTCCCGGAGCCCCTGGCCTTGTCTGAGCCAGAGCATATTACCGTTCCTGTGCCAGTTGTTTCTGCCCTGGAGCCTACTGTGCACGTCCTGGAACCAGCAGTGTCAGTCCTTCAACCTAACATGATTGTTTCAGAACCATCTATTTGTGTCCAAGAATCCACTGTGACAATTTCAGAGCCTCCTGTCACTTTCTCAGAGCAGACTCAAGTAATACCAACTGAGATGGTTTTAGAGTCGACACCAATAATACTGGAGTCTAATGTtataaaaggaatgaatttaCTATCTGGCGATCAAAATCTTGCTCCAGAGATTGGCATGCAGGAGATTCCCATGCATTCAGATGAAGAGCCACATGCTGAAGGACACCTGAAGAATGACTCTTATGAAACTGAAAATAGTATGAATATAGACCTTAATATAAATAATCACTTAATTGCTAAAGAGATGGAACATAACACAGTGTCTGCTGCCAGCACTGGTGCTGTTGGTGAAACTGGTGAAGAGAAAATTTTGCCCACCAATGAGACTAAGCAATGCACAGTATTGGATACCTGCCCTAGTGTTAGTGAAACTGATGTAGGGGGGACTCTGTCTTCTACTTGTCCCCTTGCTCTTGAACCTGATGCAGTGGGAACTGGTAAGGGTCTTGAATTTGCCACAGCATCTGCTCTCAGTTCAGTTAGTAAATATGATGTTGAAGTATCATTAACTACTCAAGATACTGAACATGACATGGTAATTTCCACCAGCCCCAGTGGTGGTAGTGAAGCTGACATAGAGGGACCTTTACCTGCTAAAGACATTCATCCTGATATACCATCTAATAACTTTGTCAGTAAGGATGCAGAAGGATCATTACCTATACAGGAGAGTGACCAGACATTAGCAGTGGCTCTCAGTCCTAAAGAAAGTAGTGGAGAAGATAAAGAAGTACCTTTCCCTACTAAAGAGATACTGTCTGATTCAGGATTTTCTGCCAACATTGATGATATTAATGAAGCTGATTTAGTGAGACCATTACTTCCTAAGGACATGGAACGTCTTACAAGCCTTAGAGCTGGTATTGAAGGACCTTTACTTGCAAGTGAAGTTGAACGGGATAAATCTGCTGCCAGTCCAGTTGTAATTAGTATAGCAGAAAGAGCTTCAGAGTCGTCTTCAGAGGAAAAAGATGATTATGAAATTTTTGTAAAAGTTAAGGACACacatgaaaaaagcaagaaaaataagaaccGTGACAAaggtgagaaagagaagaaaagggactcTTCATTAAGATCTCGAAGTAAGCGTTCCAAGTCTTCTGAACACAAATCGCGAAAGCGTACCAGTGAATCTCGTTCTAGGGCAAGGAAGAGATCATCTAAGTCCAAGTCTCATCGCTCTCAAACACGTTCACGGTCACGATCAAGACGCAGAAGGAGGAGCAGCAGGTCAAGATCAAAGTCTAGAGGAAGGCGATCTGTATCAAAAGAGAAGCGCAAAAGATCTCCAAAGCACAGATCCAAgtccagggaaagaaaaagaaaaagatcaagcTCCAGGGATAACCGGAAAACAGGTAGAGCTCGGAGTCGCACCCCAAGCCGTCGGAGCCGGAGTCACACTCCGAGTCGTCGAAGAAGATCTAGATCTGGGGGAAGAAGGAGCTTTAGCATCTCCCCGAGCCGAAGAAGCCGCACCCCCAGCCGAAGGAGTCGCACCCCCAGCCGACGGAGTCGCACCCCGAGCCGACGGAGCCGCACCCCGAGCCGACGGAGCCGCACCCCGAGCCGACGGAGCCGCACCCCGAGCCGTCGGAGAAGATCAAGATCTGTGGTAAGAAGACGAAGCTTCAGTATATCACCAGTCAGATTAAGGCGATCACGAACACCCTTGAGAAGAAGGTTTAGCAGGTCTCCCATCCGCCGTAAACGATCCAGGTCTTCTGAAAGAGGCAGATCACCTAAACGTCTGACGGATCTGA ATAAGGCTCAGTTACTTGAAATAGCCAAAGCTAATGCAGCTGCCATGTGTGCTAAGGCTGGTGTTCCTTTACCGCCAAACCTAAAGCCTGCACCTCCACCTTCAATAGAAGAGAAAGTTGCTAAAAAATCAGGAGGAGCTACTATAGAAGAACTAACTGAG aaatgCAAACAGATTGCACAGAGTAAAGAAGATGATGATGTAATAGTGAATAAACCTCATGTTTcggatgaagaggaagaagaacctCCTTTTTATCATCATCCTTTTAAACTCAGTGAACCCAAACCCATTTTTTTCAATCTGAAT attgctGCAGCAAAGCCAACTCCACCAAAAAGCCAGGTAACATTAACAAAAGAATTCCCTGTGTCATCTGGATCTCAACATCGGAAAAAAGAAGCAGATAGTGTTTATGGAGAATGGGTTCCTGTAGAGAAAAAtggtgaagaaaacaaagatgatgaTAATGTTTTCAGCAGCAGTTTGCCCTCTGAG GGCCGGGTTAAACGGCAGGGCCGGGTTAGACGACAGATGAAACAACCCGCAGCTTCTCATTTGACAGTAACTCGATGCAATTCACTTTGTGGAACCAAGCCACAAAGTGAAAAGCATCGAATTGCAGAGAACAGTGTTATCACATCCCTACCCAACATTGGGCCCTCCTTGCACTTGTGGGAAGGTAGCCCAAGGTACAACTATTTAGCTTCCCGTTTTGCTTCAAGGCTCTATAGCTCTAGATTTTGGTGGTAG